In Lusitaniella coriacea LEGE 07157, the genomic stretch ATCAAACGGGATAATCGGCGCGAGTCTTTTGACCGCTCTAAACTTCTACGGGGAATTATCCGCGCCTGTGAAAAAACAGGAATTCCCCATCAGCGCCTAGAATCCTTAGTTGATGAAATCGAAGCTCAAATCCAGCAATACAGCGAGCGAGAAATCACAACCCACGCCATTGGCGAGCTAGTGCTTCAACGCCTGCGCGATGAAAATGAGGTTGCCTATGTCCGGTTCGCCTCAGTCTATCGACAATTTACCGGAATCAAAGATTTTGTGGAAACCTTAGATCGCCTCAAAAAACACCCCAACTCTTCCAATCGGGAGTCGGGAGATTGGTATGTTGCCGACAGCCGACAGCCGGATAGCCGCTCTTCAGCAACCTGCGGGAGCTAGCGTCTCATTAGTCAGTTCGCTCACAGAAATAAAACCGCGTAGCAAGGCGACAAAAGCACCGATTTCCCAAACCTCGCTTGTGAAAAAAGTCCTTGCTGCAAGCGCATATTGAAAAATGGCTCGACAATTAATTTTCCGATGTATAATCCATATATAAGATACTATGGGATAGCTGCGCTCTGCAAGGAATTCGCCATGTCGTTTCTATCGCTAGGATGGAAATCCTGTCAGGGTTAGGGCTTGTTTGTAATCGTATTTGTAAACTTTCAATACGAACGTACTAACAAAGGAGATAAAAAATAGGAAACCCAACACAAATGGTCAGTCAGAACACAACCGCTACGAGAGACATTGGTTTTACCCACGAAGATTTTGCCGCACTTCTAGATAAGTATGACTATCACTTTAGCCCAGGAGATATTGTTCCGGGGACGGTGTTTAGTATGGAACCGAGAGGGGCGCTGATTGACATTGGAGCTAAGACGGCTGCTTACATTCCCATTCAGGAAATGTCGATCAATCGAGTCGATGACCCCGAAGAAGTCCTGCAAAAAGAGGAAACGCGGGAATTTTTCATTCTGACTGATGAAAATGAAGACGGACAGCTTACACTTTCCATTCGTCGCATTGAGTACTTAAGGGCTTGGGAGCGAGTACGTCAGTTGCAAGCAGAAGATGCAACGGTACGCTCCAATGTCTTCGCAACCAACCGAGGAGGCGCACTGGTTCGCATTGAGGGTCTGCGAGGATTTATTCCAGGTTCTCATATCAGTACCCGCCAAGCGAAGGAAGATTTGGTCGGTCAAGATTTACCCTTAAAATTCCTTGAGGTGGATGAAGACCGCAATCGACTCGTACTGAGTCACCGTCGTGCTTTGGTTGAGCGCAAGATGAATGGCTTGCAAGTGGGCGAAGTGGTGACGGGACTGGTTCGCGGAATCAAGCCTTACGGTGCGTTCATCGACATTGGTGGAGTGAGTGGATTGCTGCACATCTCGGAAATCTCTCACGATCACATCGATACGCCTCACAGCGTTTTTAATGTCAATGATGAGTTGAAAGTCATGATCATTGACTTGGATGCGGAGAGAGGTCGTATTTCTCTGTCCACCAAGCAACTGGAACCCGAACCGGGGGATATGCTGAAAAATCGCGATATTGTCTTTGAGAAAGCTGAAGAAATGGCAGAGCGATATCGTCAGAAGTTGCTACAGCAAGAACAGGGAGAGGAACCTGAAATTCAGCCTCCTGCGGATGTGGCGACAAGCGAACCGGAAGAAACTCCCAGTACGACAGAGGAAGAATAAAATCATTTATTGGTTAGGTCAGAAGAAGGAGGGGGGAGATACCCTCTTTTTTCGATCGCGCTCAATTCTATGCTGAATCATAACGAGCTTTACGCGCGTCTACTCGACCTCGACGGTGGAGGGTATAAAGCCTATAAAGGGATTCGGGGAAGTTATCAATTCCCCAATTTTGTGTTGATTATCGATCGCGTCCAGGGCGATCCTTTTGCTGCACCCAGTTCGATGCGCGTTCGAGTGCCTCATGCAGTAGCGCAGTTTTCCTCTCAATTATATGGCTCTCCCAGCAGAGAAATTGCCCTGCGAGACTACTTGACGCGGCAGTTTGGCAGTGTGGCTCGAACCAAGAGTTCCCATCGAGGGACGGGAAAAAGCGGGAAAATCGCGATCGCGTCCCTGGGACAAACCGTTTTGGCGCGAAATTCGGTTTTAATTGATGGGGAAGGGGTAGAAGCCCGATTTGTGGTGGGTTTGCCCGCGCGAGGTCGGCGAATTTTGGGTCGTCAGGCGATGGAGATGCTCTGCGAGGATATCCCGGAAATCGTTGAGGAATCTCTACGCTATCCGGCGCTTAATGCCGACGAAATTCAGCAACACGTTGAAGGGGTAGAAGATTCTGAGGCGCTGCGTCAGAGCTTGGTAGAACGCAAATTGGTGGCGTTTATTGCTGATGGGGCTATTTTACCCCGGCGGAGCGGTGCGGACGACAGACCCCTTGAGGATTGCGCGATCGCGTTTTGTTCTCCTCCATCCTTGCGCGTCGAGTTAGAGCGTCCCAACGGCGGGAAAATTTCGGGAATGGGAATTCCTGAAGGTATTACGCTGATTTTGGGGGGAGGGTATCACGGCAAATCGACGCTGTTGAGAGCGATCGCGCGCGGGGTTTACAACCATGCTTGGGGAGACGGACGGGAGGCGGTTGTCACCGATCCCTCTACTGTTAAAATTCGCGCAGAGGACGGACGCAGCATTGCGGGGACGAATATTACCCCCTTTATCAATCATTTGCCCCAGAATCGCTCGACGCAGCGATTCTCAACAGAAAATGCCAGTGGGAGTACCTCCCAAGCGGCAAATATTATGGAAGCGTTGGAAGCGGGTGCATCGGTGTTGTTGGTGGATGAAGATACGGCGGCGACAAACTTTACGATCCGCGATCGCCGAATGCAAGAACTAATTTCCAAGGATAAAGAACCAATTACGCCGTTTATCGATAAGGTGCGCCAACTGTACCGGGATTGCGGGGTTTCAACGATTTTGGTGATGGGGGGAAGCGGCGATTATTTTGAGGTTGCCGATCGCGTCATTGCGATGGAGAATTACCAACCCCGTGAGGTGACCGCAGAAGCGAAGGAAATTGCCCGAAAATACGCCACAGGACGCTTGTCTGAAGGGGGTGAGGAATTTGGCGAAATTACGCCGAGAGTGCCGTTGCCAGAGAGCGTAGACCCCAGCCGCGGCAGGCATTCAGTAAAGGTGAAGGCGCGCGATCGCGATGAGGTGTTTTTTGGGACGCAGGAAATCGATCTCGCTGCGGTGGAACAGATTGTCGATGCGGGACAGTTGCGCGCGATCGCGGCTGCTTTAGTTTACGCCAAAGGGAAGTATATGGATGGGAAGCGCACGATTCCCGAAATTTTAGATCGCGCGATCGCGGATATTGAAGAAGAGGGATTTGATGTCCTCAGCGACTTCCCCCAAGGGAATTTTGCTCAATTCCGTCGTTTTGAACTTGCTGCTGCGCTCAATCGCCTGCGGAGTCTAAGAGTGAAGTTTTGACACGTCACTACTTGGCTAATTGTTGCAATGGAGCTACTTTTACCTATCTCCAGAATATTCCACAGAAGCCAAATATCCCGATTTAACGACAATGATGTCCGTTGTTTCGGTGTGCTATGAAAAGGGAGCTTATTACTTTGAAGCGGAAGTAATGGGTATAGACAACGCAGTCGTTGAGAGTCTATTTGAAAATAGACGTGAGGTTAGTTGGATTCAACGAAAGCATAATTTAGAAAAGATTGGCGTGAAATTGAAAGAATCTAGTTTTTATGACTTGTAAATGACATTCAACTCTTTGCTCTGAACCGTATTTCAAAATCCCAATCTAATACAACTTGCTCTCAAATTCAGATCATGGTACATTTGTATTTGTTGCTAATGTTGTCTCTTGTCCTCCTGCACGGTAATGTCGCAACTCACCGAAGCTTTAGATCGGATTGAAAGTTGGCTGGTTGAAAATCAACCCGAATTGGCGTTGGGTTTGGAACCTGGACTTTCTTGCCAGGAAATTGACACAATAACTGCTGACTTACCCCATCCCTTCCCGAAGGAGTTGTACGAACTCTATCAGTGGCATAACGGCAGCACAAGTTATGGAGTTATTCCTTTCTATGAATCTTTTGACTCTCTACAAAAATCGCTGGAATGGTATCAAGAGTGCGTTGAAAATGGGTACTTAAAGCCACAGTTGTTTACCATTTTGATGGGCGAGTACGAGCATTATGCGGTGGCTTTGGGAGAAGATCCCAATCCAGTTTGGTATATTGTGATGGATGATTGCATCGAAAAAATTCGCTGGAATAGCCTTACCAATTTGATACTGGCAACAGCAGAATGTTACGAAACAGGAGCCTATTACCTGGATGAGAATGGCTCTCTTCAGGAAGACGAGCAGAAAGTTTACGCGATCGCGTGCAAATATAATTACCAAGGTTCCGAACCTAAACCATTGGATGAATCCTCATTCCATCAAACCTATTATTCTTCCCATGCAGCCGATCGCGTCAATCTCTCCGATCCTGATGCATTCGAGCAATTGACTCAACTATTGAAACCGAGTCCGGTTAACCCGATTGTGAAAGTTCTACGAGAGCTGGTTTGGTGGGTGACGCTCCCCATTATTAAAGGATTAGCGTGCTTGACAGCAATCGTTTTAAAAGGGTTCGCAATAGAAAGCTATTGGGCAAAAACTGGAGGGGATCAATGCATTGCTTGTTTGGAAAATACTCTGTATCGTAGGGAAGGACAGGCGATCGCGGTACGAAGATTGGCAGAGTTAGGCGATCCTAGAGCGATTGACCCCTTAGTAGCAGCACTGCGCGATCGCGCGAGTTACGTGAGAGCTGCTGCCATTGAAGCATTAGGAAAATTGGGAGATACAAGAGCGATTGAACCCCTGATTCGATGTTTGCGAGATCGGGATGTTCGGGTTTGCAATGACTCCGCTAGGGTGCTGGGAGAATTGGGAGATAGGAAAGCAGTCGAACCGCTCATTCAATTATTGAGGAGAGATAAATACTCTAGTCGAGCAAGTGGCGCGATCGCGGCATTGGGTAAATTTAAAGAACCCAGAATCATTGACGATCTTTTAGGCATTTTGCACCAAAGGCACAAAGACTCAACACCCAACTATGGGTTTTTAGCAATTCGGGAAAATTTAGTGTCTACTTTAGCTGCAATAGAAGAGCCGAGAACCACGGAAGCGTTGATTGAAATTTTGCGCGATAGCGAGATAGTTTGGAAATCCCCAAATCTTGGATACAATGCAACCCTGCCAACAATCATTCAAGCACTGCTGCAACGAGGAGATTCGCGACTTCCCGATTTACTCAAACAATGGCTGCAAGATTCCGATTGCGAAGTACGTCGTGCAATGTTCTATGCTATCAATCGCGTTTCCGATCCCAGCCTGAACGATCTACTCATTTTAGGACTCTCTGAGGAAGATTTATGGGTTCGTAAAATGACAATTGAAGCTTTAGGAAAACATCAAACTGTTGAAGCAGTTTCTGCATTAATTTCTATACTCAAGGACACGGACGAAGATATAAAGATTCGCTTGTTAACAATTCGAGCGTTAGAAAACAATCAGAATATTGCAGCGTTAGAGGCGTTGATTGAGATATTACAAGATGAGAACGATCGCGTTCGCGGAACGGCTGCATTCATTTTACGCAAAATCGGCGATAAAAGAGCGATAGAACCCCTTAACCATTGTTTGCGAGATCGTGCGAGTCTTGTTCGCAAAATTGCGAAAGAAGCATTAGACATTCTTCACAAAGAAACTGCTAGCAGCAAAACAGCATAAATTCCCGCACTCATGCTGAAGGTAAAAAAGCAGCTTTCTTGGGTATCGGGGAGTTCTTCTTTAAGGACGTTGAGAATCATTCCTCCCGCCACTAAAGCCCAAAGGAGCGCGATCGCGCCTGGGAGAAGTTGAAAGGATTGCCCGATAACCCACCCTAAAATTAAGGCTCCTGCCAAAACCCAACGCCCAATCCGATCGTAAGGGGCTTTGTGGTGTTCGCGCAAACTACGATCGTTAATCAGAAAATGGAGAGCAAGAGTAATTCCTAATAGCAGTGTGGGGAGGAAACCTCGCGTTTCGGTGTGGCTGAGAAGTTCGCCAATCAGGGCATTGTAGAGGGCAAAAGCACCGATATGAACCCAAAATATGCCAACGCTGGTGGAGTCTGATTTTCCTGCTGATTTATTGGCTTCGCGCGATCGCGCAGCGAGTAACTCTAGTCCGTAAAATAGCACCAAACCCACTAAAGCCAGAATATAGCTGTGCTTTTCGAGGAACTCGATAAAGCTCCATTTTAGATGTTCGATTTCTACTTGAGCTTTGCCCAATTCCGGCAGAATATCTAAAAAAATGTAAGCGATTGAAACACCCGCTCCCAAAGAGATCCAGCGCTCTTTAGGTAAGATTCGATCGAGCCAGTGAAGTTTGCCGACAACCACATGAAGGGCAGCTAAACCGATTGGAAAAAGCGACGAAACGAGGGAATTTTCCATGAAGTAGGGGAAATATCAGGATTCAAAAATCATCCTAACCTGATGGCTATTTCTATGAATTCTGAACTCCTAAGCTAAAACACATCTAAATTGGGTATAGGGAATAGATTATAAATATCTCCGCGTCCCCCCGGTCACTGAGCGTGTCGAAGTGCCGTGTCACCCCATCTCCCCGTCACCCCAATTGCGAATTGGTAATTGGTAATTGCGAATTGTAACCGTGTCAGCCTCAGTCACAATTTAAATGCGTAGCAGCTTATGGGTGATTGGCATCTAATATCTGAGACGTTATAAAGCGATTCATCCACCCTTCCAAATACTTGCGATTCGCCCGTTGCTCCTCTAAATCGTCCGTGTCCAAAGGATTGGGTGCTAACCCTTGAATCGCCGATGTGGTCACGCAAAACATCGATTTCTGGAACGTCTGACAGATTTTAACCCGAAGATCGTCTTCCGCGCGATCGCCTTGCTGATAAATCTCGTGTAAATAGTCTGGCAAATAGTGGCGCATATCCTGCATGAGCAAAGTAGGCGGAATGCCCGAACCGCCAATGGGTAGGGGATCGGCGTACAGCGCGCCATAAGTGAAATCCGCTTGGAAATAGGGAATTTGATACGCTTGGGCATTGTAAGAAACCGTACCGGAAAAAGGCGTTCCTCGGAAGAAAATGGCTTCCACATACGGCACTCCCGTATCCATTAAAAAGGCTAAACCCGCCGATTTAGGAATAAGGTCGTAGGTTTTACCTCGCAATTCCACCTTATAGGTAATCGGTTTACTCGCGTCGGCAACTAGACCGTCGAGAATGTGTTGAACCACTTGAGGAATCGATTCAATTTCACCTCGGTCGTAGCGGTCGGACAACTCGATAAAAATATCGCTCATTACCCGCCAAAATTGTCCCAAACCACTGTAATAGGACATTTGCCGCACTTGTTCGGGTAAAAAGTCGGGGAAGAGCTTGTGCAACCCCAACATGAGAATATTTCCTTTCCATCGTGCTTGAATGGCTTGCTCTGCTGCGGTCTTAAATTCTGGGGTATCTAAGTAAGCATCTAAACCGCCGCCCCCATGCCAAAACATGGATTTCATGCAATACTCTGCATATTCAAAATTGATGCGATCGTGTCCCCAGTGTTTGAGCAATTTTTGGAGAGAAATATCTCCATTGAAATATTTAAATGCTGGAAATAGGTTTAAAAATTGATGTTCGGCAATGTAAATAAGATTGCGGGAGTAGGCATCTAAAACAACGCCATAACTTTTGAGAATTCCGACGACTTCTACCACGTTTTGAGGCGAGTCTTGGAGAAGGGCTTCTCCCGATTCTAAGCGGTAAATATATTCCGCTAGAGGATGTTTAGATGGCTCAAGCTTGACACTCACTAGAATTTATGCTGTTTTAAATATTCGCGATTAATTATTATGTATTATCGCATCGGTTGGTGTTTATGGGGTTGGCAAACCTGCAACCCACTTGTTGGCGATTGCACCGAAAAACCCGAATTCTCCCCACGCACTCTAAGGTAGACCTCAATACTTTGCTTGAATTGAAGAAGGAGGGAAAATTCCCCCAATAATTTCCTCAAAATTGAGGCAAATGCCATAACTTAACTCACAACGACCCGTCCCCTGGCGGATGACTCTGAACTTGTTTGGCAAGGTTCTCTGTCGCCTCGTTGGTTTCCGGATTGACCTCGAACCCATTTCCTCGAATCAACTGTATCGCCTGCTGAAGTGCCGAGAGGCGATCTGGGACGCGATGGCTTGGGGGCATACGGTCAAGGATATCTAAGCGTTGCAGTCTTGACTTCACCCGACCGCTCGCGCCTACCATGAAAACGTCTCGCCGCTTTTGACAAGCTTCTTTAACGATGTTTTCAATCGCGAGGGAAGCGGTTACACCGACAAAGGGAACGTCTGACAAATCGAGGATGAGAACCTCATAATTTTTGACAATTGACATTCGTTGGGAAATCGATTTTGCGGCTCCAAAACTCATCGGTCCCCCAAGGCGGAATAGAAGAATGCGCCCTCCCGCTTCGGCAAGCAATTTCCGTTCTTCCGGTTTGAGTTGCAGCGTATCATCAGGAGTCGCGATCGCGGAAATATTTTCACTTTGCAAGTCGCTGAGGCGCTTCACCGTAAAAAGATTCGCCACGAATACCCCGACCACCACAGCCGTAATTAGATCCTCAAACACCGTGAGAAACAGAACCCCGTACATAATCGCCGCTGCTCTGAGGGAAACGCGATGCGCGCGCTTGAGAAAGCCCCAATCGATAATGTCAATTCCCACCTTAATCAAAATTCCCGCCAAAACTGCGTGGGGAATATGCTGAGTTAACTTGCCCGCACCAAAGAGAATTACCAGCAATACAAGTGCGTGAATGATCCCAGAGAGGGGCGTTTTTCCTCCCGTTTGTACGTTGACCACCGTGCGCATTGTGGCTCCGGCTCCTGGAAGCCCCCCAAACAGCCCAGAAACCATGTTTCCAATCCCTTGACCGATTAGTTCGCGATCGGAGTTGTGCTGAGTGCTGGTGATGTTATCGGCAACCAGTGAGGTGAGTAAAGAGTCAATGGAACCGAGGGTGGCTAGCATCAAACCATAACCCAAAATATCTCTGAGTTGAGACAAATCGAGGGTTGGAAAATGCAACTGCGGCAGCACTGCCGAAATATTGCCGATTTTATTAATGCCGCTATTGGGGAAAATCAACACCGAAATTAACGTAGCGACAATCAGGGCAAGTAAGGGAGAGGGAACAATCCGATTTAGCTTAGACGGCCACAAAAAAACGATCGCGAGGGTTAAAATTCCCAAACCCGTTGCAATAGGATTGGGATTGGATAATTGTTCGGGCAGTTTGCTGAGAGAATCGACCACTCCCGCAGAACCCGGATATCCCAGCAAAGGACCAATCTCAATCAGGATAATGATTGCGCCAACCCCCGACATAAAGCCGGAAATCACCGTGTAGGGCATGAGGGTGATGTATTGCCCCAATTTGAGAATGCCAAAGAGAATTTGGAATAAACCGCCCAGCATCACGATGGTAAAGGCGATTGCCAAACCTGTTGCGGGGTCTTCATTTTTTGCTGCTATAGCCGTAAAAACCGTTGCCATAACAACAGTCATTGGTCCAGTGGGGCCGGAGATTTGCGAGGGGGTTCCGCCACACAGCGCAGCAAAAAAACCAACGCAAATCGCACCATAGAGTCCGATAGCAGCGCCAGCACCGTCTGTCAGAGATTCAACACCAGAAGAGACACCAAAGGCGAGTGCCAGAGGCAGCGCAACAATTGCAGCAGTGATGCCGCCATAGAGATCGCCGCGCCAATTTCTAAAATGTAAGGAATTGACAAGTTTCATGGGGGAATGAGCGTTGGGTGAATTCTTAGCTTAAGTCCAAAATCGATCGATTGGTGCTGTGTAAATGGGAATGCCGATTAATAATGTTGAAGAGAAAGGTGAGGGCAAGAGCCATCGAGAGAGACAAACTGGGGTTCGCTTCGGGAACGGTCATTCGCATCGCAGCAGGAACGGCAATGGTAAGAGGCACTCGCGCATAATACCGCAAAGAGGAGGGCATCGCCTTGGGACATCCCCAAAACATTCGCAATAAAAATTCCAATGATGGATGCTATTGCAACCACAGCAATTGATATATCGATACCGCTTTCGTGGATTTCGCGATCGCCTTTAAATCCAATTGCGAATAAAAGATAGAGGGAGAAAAGTTTGGGTCGTGGTAAAGGAATGTCTAAGTCAGACTGTAGAAATACTGCTACCATGCCAATAAAGAAAAATAGTACTGGCGGATTCAGTATATTGGAAAGAATGAAACTAGAATCCATAGAGGATAATATCGCATTTAAGTCATTGAAAAGCTACAGCGATTGAAGGTTATTCGATTGTTTTAATGCGTCAATTGCATCGAGCTAGTTGAACTGTTTATAGCATGAGAATGTTCGTTCTTTTGGATTTTTTTTAAAAGTTTACGAACTTGAGAGTGTATTGACCTGAATCATAAAATACGTCAATTCAAGGCATTTTTTAGATTATTGAGAGGGTTTAATTAAAGTAAATCCTTCAGCAGTTCCAACTCTCGTAGATTCAGGGATTTGGAGGGTTTCGAGGGTGGCAGCATCGAGGAGTAAATATTTTTGGTTTGCGAAGTGTTGTTGCAAAGATTGCAAATCGGCGGGGTGGACGGCGCGATCGCTGTAAAAATCTAGACTGGGGCGATTGTAGGGAAAAGAGGTATAAATTTCTGTGGTGGGTGGGGTATGTTTGCGAATTAATTCTCCTACTTTGGGAACGGGAAATTGTTCGTTGAGTTCCCATATCCAAGATTGAGAAAGCATGAGAAGTCCGAGGCTGAGGTACATTCCTAGGAAGAGAATGGGGATTGAGGGTTTGCGTACCATCCAACCCATTGTGACAATAATAACCCCACTCATTAAAATTAATACCCATTGAGGATCGGCTAGGATGAAGTATATTCCGCCGCCAATGCCAACGAGAACCATTAATAGGAAAAATCTGTTTAAAAATCGAGGGTAAGCGCGTTTTTTGGGCAATTTTGCTATCTGTGCGCCGACGGCGAGGGCGAAGAAGGGATAGAAAGGCATGACGTACCAAGGGAGTTTGGTTCCCATGAAAGAGATGGTTCCCAGGAAGAGAATCGTACCAACCAGAACGAAATTGCCCCAAGTTTCCCGATTTCGGGCAGATTTGACTGCTAAATACAGTCCACCGGGTAAAAAGAGGAACCACGGGAAGCTATATTTGAGCAATTCAATCAAGTAGTAGAATATTGAGCCATCATTCCCTTCAACAGCGGTAGTGAGGCGATTGAAGTTTTGGGTTCCCAGATGAATTTGAATGAAGAGATCGCCATATTTGAACCACTGGGCATAGTACCAGCTTAAGGTCATGGCACAGCCGAGAAGCACTCCCAACCAAGTGTAGGGATTTTTTAGGATTTTCCATTGACGATCGACTAAGATATATGCGCCTGCAACTGCCCATAATGCGAACACGAGAACGCCTTTGGTGAGGGCGATGAGGGCGAGACAAATTCCCATTCCCAATGCCCAAGGGGGCGATTTTCGCGATCGCAGCAGGCAAAAGAGCAGGAGAATGAAGAAGGTATTGATAATCCCATCCAACATCATCAAGCGTCCGTGACGCACGACGGGCAAGAGGGTTAAATAAACTGAAGCGGCGTAAAGGGCGGTGCGACGGTTGGGAAAAAGTTCCCGCCCGACGAGGTAGAGTAGGGGAACCCCCAAGGCGGAAATTAGGGCGACGGGAAGGCGAGTCGTCCATTCATTAAAGCTGCCGAAAAGATGATAGCTGCTGGCGATAATCCAGTACCCTAGGGGAGGTTTGAGGAAGTAGGGTTGCCCGAAGAAGGTGAGGTACAGCCAGTTTCCTTGGCGATAAAGTTCTCTGGCGACGATTGCGTGAGATCCTTCATCCCAGTCTCGTAGGGGTAGATTGCCGAGGTTAATCGTCCACAGCGCGATCGCGGCAAGCCCTAAAATAATAAACCATTGGCGATCGTTGAAGGCGCGATCGAAAAAGATAGCAAATTTCTTCATTCTTGGAACGGGTGTTTGTTTACCGATTTAGCTATAATGTCATCTGCATCATTGACGCTCAAAGGATGGGTTCAAACTTTTTTTAAGGACGATCGCGCGTTTGTGCGAGTTTCGATCTGTCTCTTTTTTGGGTTGGGGTTAATTGGCATTCTCAATCATGCCATGTGGCGCGACGAATTGACGATTTGGTTAATTGTTAGAGATAGCGAATCTTGGAAAGATTTTCTTGAAGTTATTCGCTACGAACCCCATCCTGCATTATGGTATTTTTGCGTTGCCGTCCTCTTTCGGCTTTCCCAAAATCCTGCAATTATGCAGCTTTTTCATTTGGGTATTGGTACGATTGGTGCTTATCTCTTTTTGCGCTACTCCCCCTTCAGCAAAGTCCATAAAATCCTCTTTATTTTTGGCTATCTTCCTTTTTATGAGTATCTGATTATTAGCCGCAACTATAGTTTGGGAATTCTGTTTGCTTTCTGGTTTTGTACGTTGTATGAAACTCGAAGACGAAGTTATTTAGGATTGTCCATCCTATTATTTCTAATATCTAATGCGAATGCGTATAGTTTATTTATTGCGGTTGCCTTGGGAGCAACGCTTATTCTAGAGTATATATTTCGTAATGAATTTGATTATAGAACGCGAGCAAGCTTTCTCGATCGATTAACAAGCCTCACAATTTTCATATTGGGTGCATTCAGCTCAATTGCTTTTTTGATTCCTCCTGGGGACAATTTAGAACATGGCGGACTGAGTTCTGGATGGACATTTGTTTTTAGCCTAAGACATTTTTTTACGGCTTTAGCACGCCTATGGAATAGTTATATTGTTGTCATTGTTGCTGGAGACTCCAAATATTATAGTGTTGTCATTTGCGGAGTTCTATCGTTGGTGATAATAGCTTTTGTGTCTGGATTTTTAATTAAAAAACATTTAGCGTTGTTCTTTTACTTGTTTGCAACAACAGAAATCTTGTTGTTTACTTACACAAAATTCTTAGGCGCACAGAGACATTTCGGGCATTTATACATCGTCTTTATAATTGCTTTATGGCTAGCAAATTATTATCCAACTTCAAATAGACTAGCATCTTCGATCGCGCGATCGCGCGTTTTATCGAATTGGATGGAATTTGCAAGTTTTCATAAAAAAACATTCATCACAATCATTTTATTATTACAATTGATTGCTGGAATCATTGCGTTTAATCGAGATTTAGTGATTCCTTACTCTGCGAGTAAAGCAACTGCAAGCTATATTAAAGCGAACAACCTCGATCGACTCTTTATTGTAGGAAGCGAAGATGTGGCGATGGCTCCCATTAGCGGTTATTTAAATCAAAAAATTTACTATCCCGAACGTCAAGGCTTAGGCAGTTTTGTATTATTCAATACGGCTAGAGAAAAAGTTGACATTGAAGAAACTTTAAACCAAGTCGAGCGGCTTCTCCAAGAAAAGTATTCAGAAATTCTCTTGATTTTGAATTACGAGCTGAAAGTTTTTAGGAATGAGCTACAGATTATTCCAGTAGAGCAATTTACGGAGAGTCTGATTTATAATGAAAAATACTATTTATATTACGTCACAAGAACCAACTAATCCACGCAATTCGTAAACGAATAATCTTTTAAACTAGGTATAACTTCTTATGTCTTTCGTTGGCTTACACATTCATAGCGACTACAGTTTACTTGATGGAGCGTCTCAACTGCCGGGACTGGTCGATCGCGCGGTTGAATTAGGAATGCCCGCGATCGCGCTCACGGATCACGGAGTAATGTACGGTGCCATTGAACTGATTAAAACCTGTCGCAACAAAAAAATCAAGCCGATTATCGGTAATGAAATGTATGTCAT encodes the following:
- a CDS encoding CO2 hydration protein; its protein translation is MLVSVKLEPSKHPLAEYIYRLESGEALLQDSPQNVVEVVGILKSYGVVLDAYSRNLIYIAEHQFLNLFPAFKYFNGDISLQKLLKHWGHDRINFEYAEYCMKSMFWHGGGGLDAYLDTPEFKTAAEQAIQARWKGNILMLGLHKLFPDFLPEQVRQMSYYSGLGQFWRVMSDIFIELSDRYDRGEIESIPQVVQHILDGLVADASKPITYKVELRGKTYDLIPKSAGLAFLMDTGVPYVEAIFFRGTPFSGTVSYNAQAYQIPYFQADFTYGALYADPLPIGGSGIPPTLLMQDMRHYLPDYLHEIYQQGDRAEDDLRVKICQTFQKSMFCVTTSAIQGLAPNPLDTDDLEEQRANRKYLEGWMNRFITSQILDANHP
- a CDS encoding SulP family inorganic anion transporter, translated to MKLVNSLHFRNWRGDLYGGITAAIVALPLALAFGVSSGVESLTDGAGAAIGLYGAICVGFFAALCGGTPSQISGPTGPMTVVMATVFTAIAAKNEDPATGLAIAFTIVMLGGLFQILFGILKLGQYITLMPYTVISGFMSGVGAIIILIEIGPLLGYPGSAGVVDSLSKLPEQLSNPNPIATGLGILTLAIVFLWPSKLNRIVPSPLLALIVATLISVLIFPNSGINKIGNISAVLPQLHFPTLDLSQLRDILGYGLMLATLGSIDSLLTSLVADNITSTQHNSDRELIGQGIGNMVSGLFGGLPGAGATMRTVVNVQTGGKTPLSGIIHALVLLVILFGAGKLTQHIPHAVLAGILIKVGIDIIDWGFLKRAHRVSLRAAAIMYGVLFLTVFEDLITAVVVGVFVANLFTVKRLSDLQSENISAIATPDDTLQLKPEERKLLAEAGGRILLFRLGGPMSFGAAKSISQRMSIVKNYEVLILDLSDVPFVGVTASLAIENIVKEACQKRRDVFMVGASGRVKSRLQRLDILDRMPPSHRVPDRLSALQQAIQLIRGNGFEVNPETNEATENLAKQVQSHPPGDGSL
- a CDS encoding ArnT family glycosyltransferase encodes the protein MKKFAIFFDRAFNDRQWFIILGLAAIALWTINLGNLPLRDWDEGSHAIVARELYRQGNWLYLTFFGQPYFLKPPLGYWIIASSYHLFGSFNEWTTRLPVALISALGVPLLYLVGRELFPNRRTALYAASVYLTLLPVVRHGRLMMLDGIINTFFILLLFCLLRSRKSPPWALGMGICLALIALTKGVLVFALWAVAGAYILVDRQWKILKNPYTWLGVLLGCAMTLSWYYAQWFKYGDLFIQIHLGTQNFNRLTTAVEGNDGSIFYYLIELLKYSFPWFLFLPGGLYLAVKSARNRETWGNFVLVGTILFLGTISFMGTKLPWYVMPFYPFFALAVGAQIAKLPKKRAYPRFLNRFFLLMVLVGIGGGIYFILADPQWVLILMSGVIIVTMGWMVRKPSIPILFLGMYLSLGLLMLSQSWIWELNEQFPVPKVGELIRKHTPPTTEIYTSFPYNRPSLDFYSDRAVHPADLQSLQQHFANQKYLLLDAATLETLQIPESTRVGTAEGFTLIKPSQ
- a CDS encoding glycosyltransferase family protein, producing the protein MSSASLTLKGWVQTFFKDDRAFVRVSICLFFGLGLIGILNHAMWRDELTIWLIVRDSESWKDFLEVIRYEPHPALWYFCVAVLFRLSQNPAIMQLFHLGIGTIGAYLFLRYSPFSKVHKILFIFGYLPFYEYLIISRNYSLGILFAFWFCTLYETRRRSYLGLSILLFLISNANAYSLFIAVALGATLILEYIFRNEFDYRTRASFLDRLTSLTIFILGAFSSIAFLIPPGDNLEHGGLSSGWTFVFSLRHFFTALARLWNSYIVVIVAGDSKYYSVVICGVLSLVIIAFVSGFLIKKHLALFFYLFATTEILLFTYTKFLGAQRHFGHLYIVFIIALWLANYYPTSNRLASSIARSRVLSNWMEFASFHKKTFITIILLLQLIAGIIAFNRDLVIPYSASKATASYIKANNLDRLFIVGSEDVAMAPISGYLNQKIYYPERQGLGSFVLFNTAREKVDIEETLNQVERLLQEKYSEILLILNYELKVFRNELQIIPVEQFTESLIYNEKYYLYYVTRTN